The proteins below come from a single Prochlorococcus marinus CUG1415 genomic window:
- a CDS encoding ABC transporter ATP-binding protein, whose amino-acid sequence MKNDALIIDDLHHKYNKQEYSKWILNEINLKIKNGELLGLLGPSGCGKTTLLRLIAGFEYPCKGSISLNDMEISTRKRILSPEKRNIGMVFQDYALFPHLTVFENAMFGLKNKKDRSRVDYLLNVVGLDGFVGRYPHELSGGQKQRLAIVRALAPGTNFILLDEPFCSLDMHVKLKLRSELPNILRGCDASGLMVTHDPEEAMSICDKVAVMNEGKIHQIDTPINLLNNPKTIFVSSFILGNNILNLKKNGNSYFSCLGEINSSGSLKNTNIKSMSISPKFISIKRSKSGNAIVISKEFLGEFLIYKVSINNDILRVRTNINTLLNNGDKCSISINKNSYYFLYPGAHKVYI is encoded by the coding sequence GTGAAAAATGATGCTTTAATAATTGATGATCTGCATCATAAATATAATAAACAAGAATATTCAAAATGGATATTAAATGAAATTAACCTAAAAATTAAAAATGGTGAATTGTTGGGTCTGCTTGGTCCTTCTGGGTGTGGGAAGACTACTCTTTTGAGGTTGATTGCAGGGTTTGAATACCCTTGTAAAGGAAGTATTTCTTTAAATGATATGGAAATTTCAACTAGAAAAAGAATTCTTAGTCCAGAGAAAAGAAATATTGGGATGGTTTTTCAGGATTATGCACTTTTTCCTCACTTAACTGTTTTTGAAAATGCAATGTTTGGTTTGAAAAACAAAAAAGATAGATCTAGAGTTGACTACTTATTAAATGTTGTAGGTCTTGATGGTTTTGTTGGAAGGTACCCACATGAATTGTCTGGAGGTCAAAAACAAAGACTTGCAATTGTAAGGGCTCTTGCTCCAGGTACAAATTTTATTTTATTAGATGAACCTTTTTGTAGTCTTGATATGCATGTCAAGCTTAAATTGAGAAGTGAACTCCCAAATATTCTAAGAGGCTGTGATGCCAGTGGATTAATGGTTACTCATGATCCTGAAGAGGCGATGTCAATTTGCGATAAAGTTGCCGTTATGAATGAAGGTAAAATACACCAAATTGATACTCCAATTAATCTTCTAAATAATCCCAAGACTATTTTTGTTAGTAGTTTTATATTGGGAAATAATATTCTTAATCTCAAAAAAAATGGAAATTCATATTTTTCTTGTTTAGGTGAAATAAATAGTTCAGGGTCATTAAAGAATACAAATATTAAAAGCATGTCAATTTCTCCTAAATTTATTTCAATTAAAAGATCTAAATCTGGTAATGCAATTGTAATATCTAAAGAATTTCTTGGTGAATTTCTTATCTATAAAGTATCTATTAATAACGATATATTGAGGGTCAGAACTAATATTAATACTCTTCTAAATAATGGTGATAAATGTTCTATTTCTATTAATAAAAATAGTTATTATTTTTTATATCCTGGGGCACATAAGGTATATATCTAA
- the nth gene encoding endonuclease III, translating to MRKAERAEIIRQELKELYPSPPIPLDHTSAYTLLVAVVLSAQSTDKKVNELTKSLFKVADNPIKMVELGITGIYEYIKYLGLSNQKSKNIYNLSKLLIEKHKGEVPDSFEKLESLPGVGHKTASVVMSQVFNIPSFPVDTHIHRLSQRWGLSNGDSVIQTEKDLKKIFPINEWNTLHLQIIFYGREYCTARGCDGTKCYLCRKLYPKRKKKFICKKP from the coding sequence ATGAGAAAGGCTGAAAGAGCAGAAATAATACGACAAGAACTTAAGGAGCTATATCCATCGCCTCCAATCCCTCTAGATCATACAAGTGCCTATACACTTCTTGTAGCTGTAGTTTTAAGTGCTCAATCAACAGATAAGAAAGTTAATGAATTAACAAAGAGCTTATTTAAGGTTGCAGATAATCCAATAAAGATGGTAGAGCTAGGTATAACTGGCATATATGAATACATAAAATATTTAGGTCTATCTAATCAAAAATCAAAGAACATCTATAACCTATCTAAACTATTGATTGAGAAGCATAAAGGTGAAGTCCCAGATTCTTTTGAAAAGCTTGAATCTCTTCCAGGGGTGGGGCATAAAACAGCATCAGTCGTAATGTCCCAAGTTTTTAATATCCCCTCATTCCCCGTTGATACCCACATACACAGGTTGTCACAAAGATGGGGTCTATCGAATGGAGATAGTGTAATTCAAACGGAAAAAGACCTAAAAAAAATCTTTCCTATTAATGAATGGAATACCTTACATTTGCAAATAATCTTCTATGGAAGAGAATATTGCACCGCAAGAGGTTGTGATGGAACAAAATGTTATTTATGTCGTAAACTTTATCCCAAAAGAAAAAAGAAATTTATATGTAAAAAGCCCTAA
- the hisA gene encoding 1-(5-phosphoribosyl)-5-[(5-phosphoribosylamino)methylideneamino]imidazole-4-carboxamide isomerase has translation MNLIPAIDLMNGKCVRLFKGDFNKRKDFTKEPHEQAKFWESEGAKYIHIVDLDAAKTGSPTNDKSIKKIAKTVNIPIQIGGGIRSQERIEQLFSYGIEKVIMGTSAIENKELVKNLSNKFPGRIIVGIDAKDGKVSTRGWLEQSNIFATDLVKEFSSFKIASFIVTDINTDGTLEGTNEEFIKSILEITDIPVIASGGVGSISDLLSLVKFENSGLFGVIVGKALYENKFTINEANNVLSSERLNDFDLNRNYYA, from the coding sequence ATGAACCTAATACCAGCAATTGATTTAATGAATGGTAAGTGTGTAAGGCTTTTTAAAGGCGACTTTAATAAAAGAAAAGACTTTACCAAAGAGCCTCATGAACAAGCTAAATTTTGGGAAAGTGAAGGGGCAAAATATATACATATAGTTGATTTGGATGCTGCAAAAACTGGATCGCCAACAAACGATAAATCAATAAAAAAGATTGCAAAAACAGTTAACATACCTATTCAAATAGGTGGAGGGATAAGGTCACAAGAAAGGATAGAACAATTATTTTCTTATGGTATTGAGAAAGTTATCATGGGAACCTCTGCAATAGAAAATAAAGAATTAGTTAAAAACTTATCAAATAAATTTCCTGGAAGGATAATTGTTGGTATAGATGCAAAAGATGGAAAAGTTAGTACAAGGGGGTGGCTTGAGCAATCTAATATTTTTGCCACAGATCTAGTAAAGGAGTTTTCTTCATTTAAAATTGCTAGTTTTATTGTTACAGATATAAATACAGATGGTACGTTAGAAGGAACGAATGAAGAATTCATAAAAAGCATACTTGAAATTACAGATATTCCAGTAATAGCCTCAGGAGGTGTTGGTTCAATTTCTGATTTATTATCGTTAGTAAAATTTGAAAATTCTGGACTCTTTGGAGTAATTGTAGGTAAAGCTCTATATGAAAATAAATTCACGATAAACGAAGCGAATAATGTATTGTCATCAGAGAGATTAAATGACTTTGATTTAAACAGAAATTACTACGCTTAA
- a CDS encoding Rieske 2Fe-2S domain-containing protein, whose translation MENRQINFFKSKDLNTVNKPFKKVSAVEIDSFDIRETQKKLNVGLFGWYAICPSKELKKNTLHYFSLYDEPLIIYRDKNENVRCIKNICPHRGASFFGGTLSNGVITCPYHGAEFSSGGSCQNLDRITCSHIVDNNYDNYAKRIHLSQYKALEKDEYIFVHFSKKSETDLKNIIEDSPISNYELSNNGFSYEDYVSEEVLVDFKCDWSRIIENHLDILHLFWVHGDTIPDKDVNKNVLVSFNQKINVTPKYIESIYFYKNDPKKEFIRIKFMPPGRILIYKGDPSVSRYLQVLDHIPLGNNKARVIVRHYRKFLKNKLLNNLILFKETQRKIFYKIFDEDYIILKTQTFNNNLGFINKDEIKLLGEDRIINYFWKWYKKSEDKDNPWKNINKTENLSVYDKFILKYPPEIKRLEVINNIDIIRKTFTRFVAPLLILMLII comes from the coding sequence ATGGAAAACAGACAAATTAATTTTTTTAAATCTAAAGACTTAAATACAGTTAATAAGCCATTTAAAAAAGTATCAGCAGTTGAAATTGACTCCTTTGATATAAGAGAAACACAAAAGAAATTAAATGTAGGTTTATTTGGTTGGTATGCAATTTGTCCTTCAAAAGAACTTAAAAAAAATACACTACATTATTTCTCACTCTATGATGAGCCTCTTATAATTTATAGAGATAAGAATGAAAATGTAAGATGTATTAAGAATATTTGTCCGCACAGAGGTGCCTCCTTCTTTGGAGGAACATTATCAAATGGTGTAATAACATGTCCATATCATGGCGCTGAATTCTCTTCAGGGGGAAGTTGCCAAAATCTAGACCGAATAACTTGTAGTCACATAGTAGATAATAACTATGATAACTATGCCAAAAGAATACATTTATCTCAATACAAAGCATTAGAAAAAGATGAATATATATTTGTACATTTTTCTAAAAAATCTGAGACTGATCTAAAAAATATAATTGAAGATTCACCTATAAGTAACTACGAATTATCTAATAATGGTTTTTCATATGAGGATTATGTCTCTGAGGAGGTATTAGTTGACTTCAAATGTGATTGGTCAAGGATAATTGAAAATCACTTAGATATACTTCATCTTTTTTGGGTTCACGGAGACACAATTCCTGATAAAGATGTTAATAAAAACGTACTTGTTAGTTTTAATCAGAAAATTAATGTTACTCCTAAATACATTGAAAGTATTTATTTCTATAAGAATGACCCTAAAAAAGAATTTATCAGAATAAAATTCATGCCACCTGGAAGGATATTAATTTATAAAGGAGATCCTTCTGTATCACGATATTTACAAGTTTTAGATCATATTCCACTAGGAAATAATAAAGCAAGAGTAATAGTAAGACACTACAGGAAATTTTTAAAAAATAAACTACTTAATAACCTAATATTATTTAAAGAGACTCAAAGAAAGATTTTTTATAAAATATTTGATGAGGATTATATAATTTTAAAGACACAAACATTTAATAACAATTTGGGTTTTATTAACAAAGATGAAATAAAATTATTAGGAGAAGATAGAATAATAAATTACTTTTGGAAATGGTATAAAAAGTCTGAAGATAAAGATAACCCATGGAAAAATATTAATAAAACTGAGAATCTTTCTGTATACGACAAATTCATATTGAAATATCCACCAGAGATAAAGAGGTTGGAAGTTATCAATAATATAGATATTATTAGAAAAACATTTACAAGATTTGTTGCTCCACTACTAATTCTCATGTTAATCATATAA
- a CDS encoding ABC transporter ATP-binding protein, whose protein sequence is MVNKFWFEAKNINCYKNGIRVIKDLNLKISFSENVILIGPNGSGKSSLIEVINRNIYPVVANDSILKIFNKEVINLWELRQRISTVNNDIKDRINPNLQVFDLILSGLYGRYCYVSTKSKSDHYKVESIMKNMNITSLSKKYFSYLSDGEKQISLIARALIKKPDILILDEPTANLDYKSKFFIIDKINELSKLNTKILCVTHEISMITSIYDRIIMLKNGEVLAEGDQNKIIKSENLNKLYGIDVEVIKNNGFWTINRLPK, encoded by the coding sequence GTGGTTAATAAATTTTGGTTTGAAGCAAAAAATATAAATTGTTATAAGAACGGTATTAGAGTAATCAAAGATTTAAATTTAAAGATATCATTTTCAGAGAACGTAATATTAATCGGACCAAATGGTTCAGGTAAATCATCATTAATAGAAGTAATTAATAGAAACATATACCCAGTAGTGGCTAATGATTCGATACTAAAAATATTCAACAAAGAAGTTATAAATTTATGGGAACTAAGACAAAGAATAAGTACTGTTAATAATGATATTAAAGATAGAATAAATCCAAATCTACAAGTTTTCGATTTAATTTTAAGTGGACTATATGGAAGATATTGTTATGTATCAACTAAATCTAAAAGCGACCATTATAAAGTTGAAAGTATTATGAAAAATATGAATATAACAAGTTTATCTAAAAAATATTTTTCATATTTATCAGATGGAGAAAAACAAATTTCTCTCATTGCCAGAGCGTTAATTAAAAAACCAGATATATTAATCTTAGATGAGCCAACTGCAAATCTAGATTATAAATCAAAGTTTTTTATAATTGATAAGATTAATGAATTATCAAAATTAAATACCAAAATTTTATGCGTAACTCATGAAATCTCAATGATAACATCAATTTATGACCGAATCATAATGCTAAAAAATGGCGAGGTATTAGCTGAGGGGGATCAAAATAAGATTATAAAAAGTGAAAATCTTAATAAGTTATATGGTATTGATGTAGAAGTGATTAAAAATAATGGATTTTGGACTATCAACAGATTGCCTAAATAA
- the pgsA gene encoding CDP-diacylglycerol--glycerol-3-phosphate 3-phosphatidyltransferase, producing the protein MLLRKNLKNLALNIPNLLSISRLFLVFPLILFLEINRPFYVFILIIIGGLTDFFDGFIARKFNLKTRSGAILDPLSDKVFYLIPLTFLCKNNLIPFWSLSLILFRELIISSLRNSTKDGLPASILGKFKTFFFFISVITFFTPLKISLLNNLALIFYWLGFILTFVTLVGYLRIKKNMI; encoded by the coding sequence TTGTTATTAAGAAAAAATCTTAAAAATTTGGCATTGAATATTCCCAACTTATTATCGATATCTCGCCTTTTCCTTGTATTCCCATTAATACTTTTTTTAGAAATTAACAGACCATTTTATGTCTTTATATTGATTATTATTGGAGGTTTAACTGATTTTTTTGACGGGTTTATCGCAAGGAAATTTAATCTTAAAACCAGATCAGGAGCTATCCTTGATCCCTTAAGCGATAAAGTATTCTATTTAATTCCTTTAACCTTCCTTTGTAAAAATAATTTAATACCTTTCTGGTCATTGTCATTAATTTTATTTAGAGAATTAATTATCTCTAGCCTGAGGAACTCTACAAAAGATGGTTTACCAGCATCTATATTGGGTAAATTTAAAACATTTTTCTTTTTTATTTCAGTAATTACCTTCTTTACACCATTAAAAATAAGCTTATTGAATAATTTGGCTTTAATTTTTTATTGGTTAGGATTCATCCTGACTTTCGTGACTTTAGTAGGATATTTAAGAATTAAAAAGAATATGATCTGA
- a CDS encoding NAD-dependent epimerase/dehydratase family protein yields MKILVMGGTRFVGKSLVGKLLSKNYDIDIFTRGNKCNPEKTNLIKGDRNISEDIFRLRNKKYDVVYDISGRELEQTKLLIENLDNSFQRYIYVSSAGVYKDNCELPLSEVDPIDPDSRHKGKFETENWLKKQKIPFTSFRPTYIYGPGNYNKIENWFFERLFTKKSIPIPGDGSLITQLGHVSDLTDVMIRCMNFDNSKNNIYNCSGEKGVTIKGLIYFCANVLGLNQNEISLRTFDYQKLDPKSRKGFPIRLNHYQTDISKIKRDLEWVPTFDLLNGLKDSFVKDFNNKKREEFDENSDHILFNS; encoded by the coding sequence ATGAAAATTCTTGTAATGGGTGGCACTAGATTTGTTGGCAAGTCTTTGGTTGGAAAGTTATTAAGTAAAAATTATGATATTGATATTTTCACGAGAGGTAATAAATGTAATCCTGAAAAAACAAATTTAATTAAGGGTGATAGAAATATTTCAGAAGATATCTTCAGGCTAAGAAATAAAAAGTATGATGTTGTTTATGATATTTCTGGACGAGAGTTAGAACAAACAAAACTTCTTATAGAAAATTTAGATAACTCTTTCCAAAGATATATATATGTCAGCTCTGCAGGTGTTTATAAAGATAATTGTGAACTACCCTTATCCGAAGTTGATCCTATTGATCCAGATAGTAGACACAAAGGAAAATTTGAGACAGAAAATTGGTTAAAAAAACAAAAAATTCCTTTTACAAGTTTTAGACCTACTTATATTTATGGACCAGGAAATTATAATAAAATTGAAAATTGGTTTTTTGAAAGGTTATTTACTAAAAAATCTATTCCAATCCCTGGTGACGGGTCTTTAATTACTCAGCTAGGCCATGTTTCTGATCTAACTGATGTAATGATTAGGTGCATGAATTTTGATAATTCTAAAAATAATATTTACAACTGTTCTGGTGAAAAAGGAGTAACAATCAAGGGTTTAATTTATTTCTGTGCGAATGTTCTTGGATTAAACCAAAATGAGATTTCTTTAAGAACATTTGATTATCAAAAATTAGATCCTAAATCTCGAAAGGGATTTCCAATTAGATTAAATCATTATCAGACTGATATTTCTAAGATTAAACGTGATTTAGAGTGGGTGCCAACTTTTGATTTACTTAATGGTTTAAAGGATAGTTTTGTGAAAGATTTTAATAATAAAAAGAGAGAGGAGTTTGATGAAAATTCAGATCATATTCTTTTTAATTCTTAA
- a CDS encoding Crp/Fnr family transcriptional regulator: MNFHSYGEFPSKSVRIITGQSVLIDPTSRPKGTCLEVESGIARVYCPCEETEGMTLAFLQSGDQLRTDLLCSEGVCVEALTDLSFHSNVNIDENIGFDAVNEWTLQLLRIRHLGNAEQRLQALFSILVNRLGRRCGQWCELPFRLTHERIGELIGSTRVTSTRLISKLRSSELLIAPIGTQTVSVAPSFIESSLL; encoded by the coding sequence ATGAATTTCCATTCTTATGGAGAGTTCCCATCAAAATCAGTACGAATAATAACTGGACAATCTGTTCTAATAGATCCAACATCAAGGCCGAAAGGCACATGCCTAGAAGTTGAAAGTGGAATTGCTAGAGTTTATTGTCCTTGCGAAGAAACTGAAGGAATGACTCTTGCCTTTTTACAATCAGGTGATCAATTAAGAACAGACCTTTTATGTAGCGAGGGTGTCTGCGTTGAAGCATTAACAGATTTATCTTTTCATAGCAATGTAAATATTGATGAGAATATTGGTTTCGATGCAGTAAATGAATGGACTTTGCAACTTCTCAGAATTAGACACTTGGGGAATGCAGAACAAAGATTACAAGCTTTATTTTCAATACTAGTAAATCGTTTAGGAAGAAGATGTGGTCAATGGTGTGAGCTACCTTTTAGGTTGACTCATGAAAGGATAGGAGAATTAATAGGTTCAACACGCGTCACATCAACGAGATTAATTTCTAAATTAAGATCATCTGAGTTATTAATAGCTCCAATTGGCACCCAAACAGTAAGTGTTGCGCCTTCTTTTATTGAATCATCACTGTTATAG
- a CDS encoding SDR family oxidoreductase, with product MKIAITGASGKTGFRIAEEAIKKGYKVRQIIRKNSKVSEGLESLETIRVSLDNKEELDKALKDIDALVIATGARASIDLTGPAKVDALGVFRQLESCKRVGIKRVILVSSLCTGKLFHPLNLFGLILIWKKIGENFLINSSFEWTIIRPGGLKENEDIKLENINYSKEDTQTNGSIPRRLVAKCCIESLKNKDCINKIVEVTSSNDNKKISFKKAMQMI from the coding sequence ATGAAAATTGCAATTACTGGTGCATCTGGGAAAACAGGTTTTAGAATTGCCGAAGAGGCCATTAAAAAAGGGTATAAAGTTAGGCAAATTATTAGAAAGAATTCAAAAGTTTCAGAAGGGCTAGAGAGTTTAGAAACAATTAGAGTTTCATTAGACAACAAAGAAGAACTAGATAAAGCTTTAAAAGATATTGATGCTTTGGTAATTGCTACTGGTGCGAGAGCATCTATAGATTTAACTGGTCCCGCAAAGGTTGATGCTTTAGGAGTATTCAGACAATTAGAGAGTTGCAAAAGAGTTGGGATTAAGAGGGTTATCTTAGTTAGTTCACTTTGTACTGGGAAATTATTTCACCCATTAAACTTGTTTGGATTGATTCTGATTTGGAAGAAAATAGGTGAAAATTTTCTCATAAATTCAAGTTTCGAATGGACTATTATTAGGCCTGGCGGATTAAAGGAAAATGAAGATATTAAATTAGAAAATATAAATTATTCAAAGGAGGATACTCAAACCAATGGATCTATACCAAGAAGATTAGTAGCAAAATGTTGTATAGAATCTTTAAAAAACAAAGATTGCATAAATAAAATAGTAGAAGTAACGAGTTCAAATGATAATAAAAAAATATCTTTTAAAAAAGCTATGCAAATGATTTAA
- a CDS encoding DUF3685 domain-containing protein, with translation MELISKKSILIIAPSLIAESLSLKLTSLDQNLDINFNNGTGDKTPDLVIWNVLNFQSEDLIRLELLKLRERYDESNFLIILSGELVYEANTPPSLNAEGFLLNPSVEKVLESIDTILNGGRVFDIENNSRVQLNKNRALSFSQKILTSGLKQIDSEINYIFKYVNSDSTPEFYKFILKGRLRELITAKSFLIFLWGNSLELYTEAVYTENKINLENKNTVFIKDKKTTEIWNLILDRLKERYSSTNLQVEFNNSSIILSGIKKEFISRLICKMLDELDNLVKNIKENYKEKDFKDDLNSLIKELKVNTISNITDSYFRLRKGSESISINDFIYSEVSCEEIDRESHESIMFIEPIIKNEALDYDGKLLPLYETESFLILENIISNWTIRNCNLLASEIFNICSSWPELRTVLINPELQSTRNFERFRNNINNYNRWHDYIYMPIYLYESKREYIDIIDKKFTRYFKNENREKELQNLEWLQKQVTLLVEIRDALAPQLEVAVKYIGNLFVTFLTKIVGKAIGLIGKGILQGLGRSSSK, from the coding sequence TTGGAATTAATTTCAAAAAAATCGATATTGATTATTGCTCCAAGCTTAATAGCAGAATCTTTATCGCTTAAGTTAACATCACTAGACCAAAATTTAGACATTAATTTTAATAATGGAACAGGTGATAAAACTCCGGATTTAGTTATATGGAATGTTCTTAATTTCCAATCAGAAGATCTTATAAGGTTAGAATTATTAAAATTAAGAGAAAGATATGATGAGTCAAATTTTCTTATAATTCTCTCTGGCGAACTTGTTTATGAAGCAAATACCCCTCCATCGTTAAATGCTGAAGGTTTTCTTTTAAATCCCAGTGTAGAAAAAGTTCTTGAATCTATTGATACCATTTTAAATGGAGGAAGGGTATTTGATATTGAAAATAATTCCCGAGTTCAATTAAACAAAAATAGGGCTCTCTCTTTTAGTCAAAAAATTCTAACTTCAGGTCTTAAACAAATAGATTCTGAAATTAATTACATATTCAAATATGTCAACTCTGATTCAACACCAGAATTTTATAAATTCATTTTAAAAGGAAGATTAAGAGAACTTATTACTGCAAAATCTTTTCTAATTTTCTTATGGGGTAATTCACTAGAACTTTATACAGAGGCAGTTTACACTGAAAATAAAATTAATCTTGAAAATAAGAACACTGTATTCATTAAAGATAAAAAAACTACAGAAATATGGAATTTAATTTTAGATAGACTAAAAGAAAGGTATAGCTCAACTAACTTACAGGTTGAATTTAATAATTCATCAATAATTCTCTCTGGGATAAAGAAAGAATTCATTTCACGACTAATTTGCAAAATGTTAGATGAGTTAGATAATTTAGTAAAAAATATTAAGGAAAACTATAAGGAGAAAGATTTTAAAGATGATTTAAATTCTCTCATAAAAGAACTTAAAGTTAATACAATTTCAAATATCACAGACAGCTATTTTCGTTTAAGAAAAGGAAGCGAATCTATTTCAATAAATGATTTTATTTATAGTGAGGTAAGTTGCGAAGAGATAGATAGAGAATCACATGAATCAATAATGTTTATTGAACCAATTATTAAAAATGAAGCTCTTGACTATGATGGGAAATTACTCCCTCTATATGAAACAGAATCGTTTTTGATCCTTGAAAATATAATTTCAAATTGGACAATAAGGAACTGTAATTTATTAGCTTCTGAAATCTTTAATATTTGTTCTTCTTGGCCTGAATTAAGAACTGTACTTATAAACCCCGAATTACAATCGACAAGAAATTTTGAAAGATTCAGGAATAATATTAATAACTATAATCGCTGGCATGACTACATTTATATGCCTATCTACTTATATGAGAGTAAACGAGAATATATTGATATTATCGATAAAAAATTCACCCGATACTTTAAAAACGAAAATAGAGAGAAAGAACTGCAGAATCTAGAATGGCTTCAAAAACAAGTTACATTATTAGTTGAGATAAGAGATGCATTAGCACCTCAGTTAGAAGTTGCGGTAAAGTATATCGGTAATCTTTTCGTAACTTTCCTAACAAAAATCGTAGGCAAAGCTATCGGTTTAATTGGGAAAGGAATCCTGCAAGGATTAGGAAGATCAAGTTCCAAGTAA
- a CDS encoding ferritin — MNENNLKTKKLINFGPSGRAIAQPMDNSLLDNFFDHLTMERFANVQYFSIYLWFQERDLNGFASHFLSESQGEMEHAQKFADYLIARGQSVKLNELPEPVQTWDSIEDLISYSFNMESDLTSSLQQLYSIAERTSDTRTNVFLDPIIDAQTKSEDEFANILGKVKFACNQPSAILLIDSDLEKK, encoded by the coding sequence ATGAATGAAAATAATTTAAAAACAAAGAAATTAATTAATTTTGGCCCTTCTGGGAGAGCTATTGCACAACCAATGGACAATAGCTTATTGGATAATTTTTTTGATCATCTAACAATGGAAAGATTTGCTAACGTTCAATATTTTTCTATTTACCTCTGGTTTCAAGAGAGAGATTTAAATGGATTTGCCTCTCATTTTCTCAGTGAATCACAAGGTGAAATGGAACATGCTCAGAAATTTGCAGATTACTTAATTGCTAGAGGACAATCTGTCAAACTTAATGAACTTCCTGAACCAGTTCAAACATGGGATTCAATAGAGGATTTAATTTCTTATTCTTTCAATATGGAGTCTGATTTAACCTCCTCTCTACAACAACTTTATTCGATTGCTGAAAGAACTTCAGATACAAGGACCAACGTATTTTTAGATCCTATTATTGATGCTCAAACAAAATCCGAAGATGAATTTGCAAACATACTTGGGAAAGTTAAATTTGCATGTAATCAACCCTCAGCAATCTTATTGATAGATAGTGATTTAGAGAAAAAATAA
- a CDS encoding PCC domain-containing protein, whose translation MQPHSLKLSPESDLINSIKEYSLSNNLYGYVSGVVGNLRAVCIQCPGNQEINKFEGNLEIVSLNGHFNKGDVHLHLSFADEGCNVFGGHLEEGCIVKKGTDILLVSFEQKIINISSNDLLKNESRVKAYILKDCPWSKRAIRLLNSLSIPHEVTLIDNDDSFRKIMSQSSHNTFPQIFLDNKFFGGYDELSEQAKFDNLSSFK comes from the coding sequence ATGCAGCCTCATAGCCTAAAGCTATCTCCAGAATCTGATTTGATAAATTCAATTAAAGAATATTCTTTATCGAATAATTTATACGGGTATGTTTCTGGAGTAGTTGGTAATCTTAGAGCAGTTTGTATTCAATGCCCAGGAAATCAAGAGATAAATAAATTCGAGGGAAATCTAGAGATAGTTTCCTTAAATGGACATTTTAATAAAGGAGATGTTCATTTACATTTGAGTTTTGCAGATGAGGGATGTAATGTCTTTGGCGGGCATCTTGAGGAGGGATGTATTGTAAAAAAAGGTACTGATATATTATTAGTATCTTTTGAACAAAAAATTATTAATATCTCAAGTAATGATTTATTAAAAAATGAATCACGTGTAAAAGCATATATTTTAAAGGATTGTCCTTGGTCTAAAAGAGCAATTAGGTTGCTTAATTCTTTATCTATCCCTCATGAAGTTACTTTAATAGATAATGATGATAGCTTTCGAAAAATAATGTCTCAAAGTAGTCATAATACTTTCCCTCAAATATTTTTGGATAATAAATTTTTTGGAGGATATGATGAACTTTCAGAACAAGCAAAATTCGATAACTTAAGTTCATTTAAGTAA
- a CDS encoding RNA-binding protein, producing the protein MIKRIFTIFFLTLCFVFFKPVYSLDISSKTLEQYTKKISNKFTRTYCNTSKFGISYEGALAFAIGETNKEFKNNKLNNLIDYSLLKNSIVDGLENNCQIYDFPISSLEKLEFD; encoded by the coding sequence ATGATAAAAAGAATTTTTACGATCTTTTTTTTAACTTTGTGCTTTGTCTTTTTTAAGCCAGTTTACTCTTTAGATATTTCTTCTAAAACTCTTGAACAATATACTAAAAAGATTTCTAATAAATTCACTAGAACTTACTGCAATACTTCCAAATTTGGGATCTCTTATGAAGGGGCTTTGGCATTCGCGATTGGAGAAACTAATAAGGAATTTAAAAATAATAAACTCAATAACCTAATAGACTATTCTCTACTAAAAAATTCAATAGTTGATGGTTTAGAAAATAATTGCCAAATTTATGATTTTCCTATTAGTAGTTTAGAAAAATTAGAATTTGATTAG